DNA from bacterium:
GGGCCAGGGCGCAGATCAGCCTGCATATTGGAGGGACGCCAACGCAAGCGGCATGCCCGGCTCGGGGGCACTCCGGGCAGCCCGGGTCCTCATTCTGGGGCGATGTGGCTGATGGAAATGGGGCAATTTGGTTCACGTATGGGTCGAAAGGTGTCGCTTCTGGCAGGCAGGTCAATTGTTTCCGGGGCCGCCCGAGGCGAAGAACACCAGCAGGGTGATGTCCTCGACGATCTCGACGAAGGAGTGCTCGGAAGTGGCACGGACATAGAGGATCGAGCCTCGCTTGACGTCCTGCTCCTCACCATCGACGCGGAGGCGGGCGCGGCCGTCGAGGACGAAATAGACCTCGTCCTCATCATGGGGGCCCTGGAGGTCCTTGGCGCCGGCCGCCAGGCGGTAGATGCCGCACGACAGGGACGGTACGCGCAGGAATTCCTTGTAGGGCGTACCGCTGGTTTCGAGGTTTTCGACCACGTCCTCCACTTCGAAGACACGCCAGACCGGCTGCGACATCGATGCTTCTCCTGTGAGTGGGCGGGTATCCTAGGCCAAGATCGAGCGGCCATGGTACGGGATGGGCCTCGCGCTCGGAGCGTTCGCGGCTTCTTCGGAAGTGGAACCCTAGTGGGCGCGAGCTCGAGGCACGTCATCCTGGGTTTCCCGGTCGGCGTTGGGCCCGCTTGCGGGACGCTTTTCGACTTCGATCTGCAGTTCCTTGCGCATCTGGGCGGCGCGTCTCACGGCGGCATCCCGTTCGCGTTCGATCTCGATCACCAGGTCTTTTCGAATCCGTTCGACTCTCTCGAACTCCAGGGCTTCCAGTCGGCCGCGGAGCAGATCTCCGCGCCGGCCCACCAACTCGGCGGGTACCGGGGGCTCCTGCGCGGCTTTGGCGTGCACGAGGGTTCGCTCCTCTCGGGCTTCCTCGCCCTTCTGGGTGCGTACGCGCACGCTTAGGAGATTCTCGCCCTCGGCGAGGGGTACGAGGGCTTCCCAAGTTCCGTCTGCGTGGAGTGTCACCTGGTGCGCGAAGCGTCCGGTCGTCTCGTTTCGCACTTCGACCCGTTCGATCCGCGCAAACTGGAGGGTGTCGACGAAGCGCGAGAGCCGCCCGGGGTCTCGTACGGGGGTGAAGCGCCCGTCCGTGATCGCCGCCATCTCCACCGTCGAGATCGGGCCAGCGAGGGCCTCCGGGCCGATCGCGAAGGAGTAGATCTGCACACCCGTTCGCCGGGCGCGGCCCGCCGCGTCGAGAACTGCGCGCACGTTGGCCCCGTCCGAATCCGGAACCGGCAGGGTGGGTTGGCCGTCCGTGAAGAAGAGGAC
Protein-coding regions in this window:
- a CDS encoding cupin domain-containing protein, with translation MSQPVWRVFEVEDVVENLETSGTPYKEFLRVPSLSCGIYRLAAGAKDLQGPHDEDEVYFVLDGRARLRVDGEEQDVKRGSILYVRATSEHSFVEIVEDITLLVFFASGGPGNN